AACACCACCCATTCGTTGCGTTTGACCGCGCGCTGAACCGCCGCCAGCATCCCCGCCTCGCCCGACTCGACCAACTGGAAGCCACCGAGGCCGAACTGGTTCTTGGCGATCATGTCCTTGATGTTGGTATTGGCGCCGGTGCCTGGTTCGATGCCGTAGATCTTGCCGCCGAGCTTGTCCTTGAATTTGGCGATATCGCCGAAGGTCTTGAGCCCGCCAGCCGCCACGTAATCCGGCACCGCCAACGTCGCCTGAGCATCACTCATGCTGGGTTTATCGAGGACTTTGACCTGATTGGCCGCCACGAACGGGGCGATATTCTTGTCCATCGCCGGCTTCCAGTAGCCGAGGAAGATATCCAGACGCCCGTCGCGTAAACCGCCGAAGACAATCTGCTGCGCCGCGCTGGTCTGTTTGACGTCATAGCCCATGTTTTGCAGCAAGACCTGGGCAACCGCGCTGGTGGCGATCACATCGGTCCAGTTGACCACGCCCATGCGTACGTTCTGGCACGCAGCGGGTTCGGCAGCCAGCAACGCTGTACTGCTCAGCATCAATACACCGCAACTGATATGACGAATTAGTTTCTTCATGCGTGCTCCCTCGGGTCGGCTCGATATTTTTTGGTTTTTTCAAGCATCAGCGGCAATACGAGTGCTGCCGGAGTGACCAAATTACGCAGCAGTGCGCTGCATGAAGCGCACCAGCGCGACCTGTGCTTGCACTCTGGCGACATTCAAAGCCAGCGCTGCAGGAGCGGGCCTGGTGGGAGCGAGCTTGCTCGCGAATAGGCCAGAACCACCGCCTTCGCGAGCAAGCTCGCTCCCACACAGTTGCCACAGGTAAGCACTACCCGTTAAAGCACCTTATCCAGCGTAATCGGGAAGTCCCGAACGCGCTTGCCGGTTGCATGGTAGATCGCGTTGGCGACCGCCGCTGCGACGCCCACGATGCCGATTTCGCCGACACCCTTGGAACCCAATGCATTGACGATCTCGTCGTCTTCTTCAACGAGAATCACATCAATGTCGCCGATATCGGCATTAACCGGAATGTGGTACTCGGCAAGACTGTGGTTCATCTGACGCCCCAGGTGATGGTCAGTCTGGGTTTCTTCATGCAATGCCATGCCGATGCCCCAGACCACGCCGCCGAGGATCTGGCTGCGGGCCATTTTCGGATTGACTACCCGTCCCGCCGCGATGGCGCTGACCACCCGGCTGACCCGAATGCTGCCCAGATCTTCGTCCACCTGCACTTCGACGAAAACCGCCGAATGCGTCGCGGTGGAATAAGCTTTGCGCTTCTTGTCCGGCTCGGCGTCGATCTGCACCTCAAGCCCATCGGGAAGGCCGCTCAATACCTCGGCCAACGCCAGCTGTTGCTCACCCAAATACAGGTAGCCTTGGGCAAGGGTCATCTGATCGGCGCGGGCTAAATTCCACTGCGCATCGATCTGGCAGGCCGCCTCGAACAGCTTCTCGCGCAAGGCCTTGCTGGCCTGTTGCACAGCGGTGCCCACCGAAGAAACAGTGAAGGAACCACCCTGCAATGGCGCAGTGGGCAGCGAGGAGTCGCCAAGCAAAAAGGTGACATCTTCAGTCGCAACGCCCGCCGCCGCTGCCGCGATCTGGGTCATGACGGTGTAGGTGCCGGTGCCGATATCGGTGGTTGCGCTGCTGACGATCAACTTGCCATCAACGCCCAGCCGGGCCTTGGCGCTGGCCTTCATTTGCATCGCTTCCCAGACGCCGCCCGCCATACCCCAACCGATCAGCTGCCGACCTTCACGCATGCTGCGCGGTTCCGGATTGCGCTTGCTCCAGCCGAAACGTTCCGCGCCCTGCGCATAGCAGGCGCGCAGCTCTTTGCTCGAATAAGGCTTGTCTTCATTGCCATTGCGCTCGGCGAAATTGATCAGGCGCAATTGCACCGGGTCGATCGCGACGGCGCAGGCCAGTTCATCCATGGCGCATTCCAGGCCGATCAAGCCCAGGGCGGCCCCAGGCGCGCGCATGTCCAGTGGGGTGAAGACATCCAGCGCCGCGAGTTTGTAAGTGAGCTGCACGTTGTCGCACTGATAGAGCATGCCGCTCCATTCCACGACGTGCTCGGTGAAGTCTTCAAAACGCGAGGTCTGGCCGATGGCTTCGTGCCCGACCGCCAACAGCCGGCCATTGGCCGCTGCACCCAGACGCAGATGCTGCAAGGTTCGCGGACGATAGCCAAAGGTGAACATCTGCTGTCGGGTCAAGGTCACGCGCACCGAACGCTTCAACTCCAGCGCAGCCATGACCGCGAGTGGCAGCTGATATTGCGGACGCAGTCCGGAACCGAACGCGCCACCGACAAAGGCGGCGAACACGCGGATCTTTTCCTTTTCCATGCCGAATACCTTGTGCAGGTAATCCTGACAATTCTGCGGGCCTTGGGTCTTGTCATGAATATGCAGGCTGCCATCGGCTTGATACAGCACGGTGGACGCGTGGGGTTCCATCGGATTGTGATGCTCGATGGGCGTGCTGTAGTGAACGTCGACGCTCAATGCTGATCCGGCAAACTCAGCCTGGAAGTTGCCGCGCGGCTTGGGCAGTTCGGCCGGTGCGTCCTGGGATTCGTCCAGTACCGCGAGCAAATCCGTCTCGTGATCTTCGACCAGATATTCGATACGCACCAATGAACCGGCATATCGCGCCAGCTCCAGGGTTTCGGCCACCACCAGCGCCAGCGGCTGGCCGCTGTACATAACCCGGTCGTTATACAACGGGCGGAACGGCGAACCTTCTGCCGAATCGGCGTCCTGATAGTCTTTGTCGTAGCTGGCGAGTCTTGGACGGTTTTTGTGATCCAGGACCATCACTACGCCGGGAACCTGCAAGGCCTCGGTGATATCGATATGCGTCACGCGGCCACGGGCAATGCTGCTGGACACCACGCTGCCGTGCAGCAAGCCGGTTTCCGGAAATTCACCGGCATAACGCGCCTGTCCGGTGACTTTCAGTCGGCCGTCAACGCGGTCCAGCGGTTGGCCCAGCGGCGTGGACGGCTTATTGGTCAGGCTGTTCATAGCGCGTTGGCTCCCACGGCGGCATCGCTCAGGGCGCGAATGATCGCCCGACGCGCCAGCTTGATTTTGAAGGCGTTGTGCTCCAGTGGCTGGGCGTCCTTGAGCAGCGCATCCGCCGCCACTGCGAAGTGCTCACGAGACACCGGTTTGCCGATCAGCGATTGCTCGACGGCCTTGTCGCGCCAAGGTTTGTGCGCAACGCCGCCAAGGGTCAGGCGCACGTCGCGAATGATTCCACCGTCCAGCTCCAGCGCAGCAGCGACGGACACCAGGGCGAACGCATAAGACGCACGATCCCGGATTTTCAGGTAATTGTGGTTGGCGCTGAAACCGGCTGGCGGCAGCTCAACAGCAGTGATCAGTTCGTCATCAGCCAGCTGATTGTCACGTTCAGGCGAATTGCCCGGCAGTCGGTGGAAGTCGGCGAATTCGATTGTGCGAACGCCTGCCCGACCTTCTACGTGGAGGACTGCATCCAGCGCGGACAGGGCGATGCACATGTCCGAAGGATGAGTCGCGACGCATTCGTCGCTGGCACCCAGAATCGCGTGAATCCGGTTCAGGCCCGTCCGCGCTGGACAGCCGCTGCCCGGTTCTCGTTTGTTGCAGGGCACGCCGGCGTCGTAGAAGTAATAGCAGCGGGTGCGCTGCAACAGATTGCCGCCAGTACTGGCCATGTTGCGCAACTGCGGCGAAGCGCCTGCCAGGACCGCTTTGGACAACAGCGGATACTGCTTTTCGATGATCGGGTTCCAGGCCAGATCGGCATTGCTCACCAATGCACCAATCAACACGCCGCCATTGGGGGTCGGGGTGATGCTCTTGAGTGGCAAGCCGGTAATATCGATCAGGTGCTCAGGCCGGGTGATGTTTTCTTTCATCAGGTCGAGCAGGTTGGTGCCGCCCGCGATAAATCGCGTTGCCGCACCGCTCAGGTGGACGGCGTCGCTGACGGTCGCGGGCTTGCTATAAGTGAAGGGATTCATTGGCCGCTCCTTGCGCGTTGCGCTTCGCGCATTTCGGGCAGCACGTCTTCAACTGCGGCGAGGATATTGCTGTACGCCCCACAACGGCACAGGTTGCCGCTCATCATTTCCTGGATTTCGGCGCGGCTGTTGGCGCGTCCTTCATTGGCCAGGCCAACCGCCGAGCAAATCTGCCCTGGCGTGCAATAGCCACACTGAAACGCGTCGTGCTTGACGAAGGCCTGCTGCAGCGGATGCAGCTGCTCGCCATCGGCCAGTCCTTCGATGGTGGTCAGTTCCGCGCCATCGCACATGATCGCCAGAGTCAGGCAGGCATTGATGCGTTTGCCGTCGCGCAGCACGGTACATGCACCGCACTGGCCGTGATCACAGCCTTTCTTGCTACCGGTCAGGTCAAGCCGGTCGCGAAGCAGATCCAGCAATGTCGTCCACGGCTGCACATCGAGCTGCCGGGTTTGGCCGTTGAGGGTCAGGCTTATCGCGTGGCCGGCGAAATCCTTGGGGGTCGTTGCAGTCATGAGAACCTCACGGTAGGTACTTTTTAGCGCAGTTATTCTGCGTCTTAAGGGGTACGACTTCGTGGGGTTGGCAACGTTCAGGGTTTGTTGACGGGCGTCGATAGGGGGCTGAAAAGCGGGTCAAGGGCGGATACAAACGGGTAGGAGGGGACTTGTCCCCGAAGGCAATGGGACGGACAACGAGACAAGTCTGGAAAATCACACGCCTCAGAGTACGCTTTCGGGGACAAGTCCCCTCCTACCTGATCCAGCGTCAGGCGATGGTGTTCAAAACCGCTGAGCGCCGCACCTTGCCGCACAGCTGCTCGACCAGCATCAAGGCGAATTCCAGGGCGGCGACTGAGCCTTTTGCCGTGATGCAATTGCCGTCCACCACCACCGGTTGATCAACAAATGAACAGCCGGAGAGCTGATCACTGACCGCTTCGCTACAGGTCATGCGGCGCTGCTTGAGCACGCCATAGGCCTGAAGCGCCAGCGCCGGGGATTCATCCATTGCGGCGTAGAACAGGCCAGCGGCGGCTTGCTCGCGCACCCGTTGCGCCAACGGCTGATGTTCGGCCAGATGCCGGGCGCCGGGCGAGCCACCGGGCAGCACGATCAAATCGAAGGTCTGCGCCAGCACATCCACCAGCATGGTGTCGGCTGTCAAACGAGTGCCCCGCACGCAAGTCAGCATGCGCCGCGCTTCGATGCTGGCCACTACCACGTCGATATCAGCGCGCCGCAGCACGTCGATCAAAGTCACGCTTTGCAGATCGTCGATGCCATCTGCCACCGCAATCAAGGCTCTTTTACTCACAGGCGACTCCTCGACAAGGTTTACGGCAAGCTTAGCCAGAATTTATGAACAACCGCCGATGATCGGTGAGCAGTCATATGAACACGCTACTGGTATGATGCGCGGCTTTTTCGACCCACAGAAAATGTCCCGGCTGCCGAGCAGTCTGTGCTTTGCTGTTTTAGTCGATTCATTTACGACGCAGGCGCGTCACGGGGAGCCAGACATGCTGGAACGGCTGTTTCAACTCAAGGCACACAACACCAACGTGCGCACCGAGATTCTCGCGGGCATCACGACCTTTCTGGCCATGGCCTACATCCTGTTCGTCAACCCGAGCATCCTCGGCGAAACCGGCATGGACAAGGGCGCGCTGTTCGTCGCTACCTGTCTGGCCGCCGCCATCGGTTCGGCGACCATGGGCCTGATTGCCAACTACCCGATTGCCCTGGCGCCGGGTATGGGGCTGAACGCGTTCTTCACCTATACCGTCGTGCTGCACCTGGGCCATACCTGGCAAGTAGCGCTGGGCGCGGTGTTCATTTCGGCAGTGATGTTCTTCATTTTGTCGATATTTCGCATCCGTGAATGGATCATCAACAGCATTCCGCTGCCGTTACGCTCGGCAATTGCCGCCGGTATAGGCCTGTTCCTGGCGTTGATTGCCCTGCACAACGCGGGCATCGTGGTCAGCAATCCGGCAACCATGGTTGGCATGGGCGACCTGAAACAACCGGCGCCGGTGCTGGCGACGCTGGGCTTCTTCCTGATTGTCGCCCTGGAAAGACTCCAGGTACGCGGCGCGGTACTGATCGGCATTCTCGCGGTGACCATCGCCTCGATCGTCCTGGGCTTCACGCCGTTTGGCGGGGTGATGTCGATGCCGCCTTCGCTAGCCCCGACCTTCCTGCAACTGGACATCAGGGGCGCGCTGGACATTGGTCTGATCAGCGTGATCTTCGCCTTCCTGTTCGTCGATCTGTTCGACAACTCCGGCACGTTGATCGGCGTCGCCAAACGCGCCGGTTTGATGGACAAGAACGGCCACATGCCGAAAATGGGCCGCGCGCTGATCGCCGACAGTACCGCAGCCATGGCCGGTTCGCTGCTGGGCACCTCGACCACCACCAGTTACATCGAGTCCGCAGCCGGCGTCAGCGCTGGTGGGCGCACCGGTTTGACTGCGATTGTCGTAGCGATTCTGTTCCTGCTGGCGTTGTTCTTCGCGCCGCTGGCCAGCAGCGTTCCAGCCTTCGCCACGGCCCCTGCCCTGCTGTTCGTGGCCGTGCTGATGACTTCCGGTCTGGCTGAAATCGACTGGGATGACATCACCGTCGCCGCGCCCGTGGTCATCACCGCGCTGGCCATGCCTTTCACCTATTCCATTGCCAACGGCATCGCCTTTGGTTTTATTTCCTGGACAGCGATCAAACTGTTGTCGGGCCGCTGGCGCGAGCTGAATTCTGCGCTGGTGATCCTGTCGATTCTGTTCGTGATCAAGTTGGGTTGGTTCCCTGCATGAGTCTTCTTCAATGAGCGTTCCATTCGATCCTGCCAGCTACGACCGTCAGCTCGCAGAGAAAGCCATGCGCCTGCGTGAGTTGCTGGCGCCGTTCGACGCACCCGAGCCGCAGGTGTTTGACTCGCCGCGCGAGCATTACCGGCTGCGCGCCGAATTCCGTCTGTGGCGCGAGGACCAGAAGCGTCACTACGCGATGTTCGCTCCCGGCGACAACCGCACGCCGATCCTGCTGCAAGGTTTGCCCATCGCCAGCGCGCGCATCAATGCCCTGATGCCGGTGTTGCGCGACCGCTGGGAAGCCAGCGGCGTGCTGAGCCACAAGCTGTTTCAGGTGGATTTCCTGACCACGCTGGCCGGCGACGCGATGATCACCCTGTGTTATCACCGCCCGCTGGACGAAGAGTGGACCGCCGCCGCCGAAAAACTCGCCGCCGAACTGGACGTCAGCCTGATCGGACGTTCCAAGGGCCAGCGTCTGGTAATCGGCCGCGACTACGTGACCGAGGAACTGGACGTCGCCGGACGCACCTTCAGTTATCGCCAGCCGGAAGGCGCGTTCACTCAGCCCAACGGCACGGTGAACCAGAAGATGCTCACCTGGGCCTACGACGCCCTGGGCACGCGGGATGACGATTTGCTGGAGTTGTATTGCGGCAACGGCAACTTCACCCTGCCATTGGCAACGCGAGTGCGCAAAGTACTGGCCACCGAAATCAGCAAGACTTCGGTGAATGCGGCGTTGGCCAATCTGGCGGACAACGCGGTGGATAACGTCACGCTGGTGCGTCTTTCAGCCGAAGAGCTGACCCAGGCGTTGAATGAAGTGCGACCGTTCCGTCGCCTGCATGGCGTGGATTTGAAGAGCTACGAGTTCGGCAGCGTCTTCGTCGACCCGCCGCGCGCCGGTATGGACCCGGACACCTGCGAGCTGACCCGGCGCTTCGAGCGCATCCTTTATATCTCCTGCAACCCGGAAACCCTGGCTGCCAACATCGCGCAACTGCACGACACCCATCGCGTCGAGCGCTGCGCGCTGTTTGACCAGTTTCCGTATACCCATCACATGGAGTCGGGGGTTTTGCTGGTAAGGCGCTGATGACGGCACAGTCAGCGACCCCTGAACGAGCTAGGCAAGCCAGGCTGTACAACGCGGAATAATGGCGAACTAATACCCACCGAAACATCTCTATCTATCCGTCGAAGATTCGTCGCTTTACGTCATCCATTTCGCCAGCCTGAATAATCAGACTGGCGCATACCCGACCTAGCAGCGAAACTCCATAAAGGATCAGTAGAGGATTGCCCCATGCTATGGAAAAAAGGTCGCCGCAGCGACAACGTGGTAGATGCGCGAGACAGCGGTAGCGGCGGCGGTGGAATGCGCTTGGGCGGCAAGGGATTGGGCATCGGTGGCATCGTCATCATTGTCGCTATCGGTCTGTTGACCGGTCAGGACCCGATGCAGATTCTCGGGCAGATCACCGGCCAGCTAAGCGAACAACCGGCGGCAGTCAGCCCGCAAACAACCCAGGCGCCACCCGCCAACGATCAGCAGGCTGAGTTCGTCCGTTCAATTCTGGGCGATACCGAAGACACCTGGCGTGCAGTCTTCCAGCTTAACGGCCGCCAATACCAGGATCCGAAGCTGGTGCTGTTTCGCGGCCAGGTTCAGTCGGCGTGCGGTTTTGCGTCGTCGGCCAGCGGCCCGTTCTACTGCCCGGCAGACCGCCAGGTCTATCTGGACATGGACTTCTTCCGGGAAATGTCACAGCGCTTCAAGGCCGCAGGAGATTTCGCCCAGGCCTATGTGATTGCTCACGAAGTAGGCCATCATGTGCAGACGTTACTGGGTGTTTCAGATAAGGTTCAGGCAGCCCGTCAACGGGGCCAGAAAATGGAAGGCACCAATGGGTTGCTGGTACGCCAGGAACTTCAGGCCGACTGTCTGGCAGGTGTCTGGGCTTTCAATGCGCAAAAGCGTTTGAACTGGCTCGAACCCGGAGATATTGAAGAAGCGCTGAACGCGGCCAACGCCATTGGCGATGACCGTTTGCAGCAGCAAAGCCAGGGCCGCGTAGTACCCGATTCGTTCACGCACGGGACCTCCGCTCAACGGGTTCGCTGGTTCAAGACCGGCTTCGCCCAAGGCCAAATCAATCAGTGCGACACGTTCGCAGCAAAGAGCCTCTGATCACATGATAAAACCGCTTCTGGTCCTGTCGTTAAGCGCCCTTCTGAGTTTTGCAGCTCATGCCGAGGATCAGGCGGTCAAATCAATCAGTCCGAATCGACTGACCATTAATGGCGTGCAGGCAACGCTCGGTTTGAGCCAGCAATGGAACAGGCCCAAGCCGCAGATCGAGCGTGCGGTGATTGTTCTGCACGGCCGCTTGCGTAATGCGCAGACCTACTTGCGCAGCATCGAGCGTGCCGCCAACCAGTCCAAGGAACGCAGCAAGACGCTGTTGATAGCGCCGCAATTTCTCAATGAGAAGGATGTCGTCGCCCACCACCTTGCGGACAACATCCTACGCTGGCACGGCAATGACTGGATGGCCGGCGACACCGCCATCGGGCCCAAGCCGGTCAGCTCGTTCATCGTCATCGACCATATCCTGCGCCGCCTCAGCGACAGCAAGTTGTACCCGAACCTGAAGGAAATCGTGATTGCCGGTCACTCCGGCGGCGCGCAGGTGGTGCAACGCTACGTGATGCTCGGCGGCAAGGAAGACGTGCTGCTCAGGAAAGAAGGCATCAAGCTGCGTTATGTGATCGCCAACCCGTCCAGCTACGCGTATTTCGATGCCGAGCGGCCGTTGCCGGTAACAGCGGCGCAGTGCCCTGGCTTTGATGACTGGAAGTACGGTTTGAAACACATGCCGACCTATGCCGGCAAAGTGAACCCGGCTGAAATCGAGCAGGGTTACGTCAAACGCGACGTCACTTACCTGCTGGGTGAACTCGACACCAACCCCAACCATCCCGCGCTGGACAAGACCTGCGGCGCCGAAGCCCAGGGCGCATTCCGCCTGGCGCGCGGCCAGAACTACTTCAACTACCTGACCAAGCGCCATCCGGAAGGCCTGAACCAGCGTTTGATCATCGTGCCAAATGTGGGTCATAACGGCGACGGTATGTTCACCTCGCCGGAAGGCCAGGCGGTGTTGTTCAAGCCGCTTTGACTTTACCCGTTGGAGCGAGGCTTGCCCGCGAATCGGAATTTCAATCGACGTATATATGTCGCCTGAAACGGCCCCTTCGCGGGTAAGCCTCCAGCAGGGGTAGTTGTCAGGCCAGCAACCCGTGCAATTCCACGCAATCCTGCGCGTGCCAATCGGCCAGTTCCGGCCATGGGTTTTCCGGCAGATTGACCAGAATCGTGCGGGTTCCGGCAGCACGGCCGCAGTCCAGATCAAAGCGATAATCGCCGACCATGACCATCTGCGACGGCTCGACCTGCCAGGCCCGCGCCAGATGCAGCAGGCCGGCTGGGTCAGGTTTATGCGCGGCTTCGTCGCGGCCAAGGATATCTTCCAGGGCAAAACAATCCGCCAGCCCGATGGCTTCAAGGGTCACATGCGCCAGCTCCCGCGCGTTGCGGGTCAGGATGCCGAGCCGATAACCACGCCCGGCCAGATCTCGTACCAATTCCACCGCGCCCGGCGCCGCTTGCGAACCCAAGGCCAGTTCACGCTCATGTTCCAGCAACCAGGCGTGTTTGGCCGCAGCCACATCGGCGGGCAATGCCGCCAGATGACCGAGAATGTCGTGATCCTGCGGGATATCCAGCGCGCGTTTGATCGCCGGAAAATCATGCACGGCGATGGTCAGGGTGCCGTCCATGTCGAACACCCAGTGGTGAATTCCGTTCAGGTTCATGCCCAATCCTTGCGATGACGAATCAGGCCTTCCTGACTGACCGAAGCCACCAGCTGACCGGCGCGGTTGTAAACGCTGCCTCGGGAAAATCCACGGGAATTGCCGGCCCACGGGCTGTCCATCGCATACAGCAGCCAGTCATCGGCGCGCAGGTCGCCATGAAACCACAGCGAATGATCAAGACTGGCTACTTGCATGTCCTTCTGCCAGACCGTCTTGCCATGCGGCAGCA
This genomic window from Pseudomonas sp. G.S.17 contains:
- the trmA gene encoding tRNA (uridine(54)-C5)-methyltransferase TrmA, which encodes MSVPFDPASYDRQLAEKAMRLRELLAPFDAPEPQVFDSPREHYRLRAEFRLWREDQKRHYAMFAPGDNRTPILLQGLPIASARINALMPVLRDRWEASGVLSHKLFQVDFLTTLAGDAMITLCYHRPLDEEWTAAAEKLAAELDVSLIGRSKGQRLVIGRDYVTEELDVAGRTFSYRQPEGAFTQPNGTVNQKMLTWAYDALGTRDDDLLELYCGNGNFTLPLATRVRKVLATEISKTSVNAALANLADNAVDNVTLVRLSAEELTQALNEVRPFRRLHGVDLKSYEFGSVFVDPPRAGMDPDTCELTRRFERILYISCNPETLAANIAQLHDTHRVERCALFDQFPYTHHMESGVLLVRR
- a CDS encoding NCS2 family permease; this encodes MLERLFQLKAHNTNVRTEILAGITTFLAMAYILFVNPSILGETGMDKGALFVATCLAAAIGSATMGLIANYPIALAPGMGLNAFFTYTVVLHLGHTWQVALGAVFISAVMFFILSIFRIREWIINSIPLPLRSAIAAGIGLFLALIALHNAGIVVSNPATMVGMGDLKQPAPVLATLGFFLIVALERLQVRGAVLIGILAVTIASIVLGFTPFGGVMSMPPSLAPTFLQLDIRGALDIGLISVIFAFLFVDLFDNSGTLIGVAKRAGLMDKNGHMPKMGRALIADSTAAMAGSLLGTSTTTSYIESAAGVSAGGRTGLTAIVVAILFLLALFFAPLASSVPAFATAPALLFVAVLMTSGLAEIDWDDITVAAPVVITALAMPFTYSIANGIAFGFISWTAIKLLSGRWRELNSALVILSILFVIKLGWFPA
- a CDS encoding DJ-1 family glyoxalase III, whose translation is MSKRALIAVADGIDDLQSVTLIDVLRRADIDVVVASIEARRMLTCVRGTRLTADTMLVDVLAQTFDLIVLPGGSPGARHLAEHQPLAQRVREQAAAGLFYAAMDESPALALQAYGVLKQRRMTCSEAVSDQLSGCSFVDQPVVVDGNCITAKGSVAALEFALMLVEQLCGKVRRSAVLNTIA
- a CDS encoding xanthine dehydrogenase family protein subunit M; this encodes MNPFTYSKPATVSDAVHLSGAATRFIAGGTNLLDLMKENITRPEHLIDITGLPLKSITPTPNGGVLIGALVSNADLAWNPIIEKQYPLLSKAVLAGASPQLRNMASTGGNLLQRTRCYYFYDAGVPCNKREPGSGCPARTGLNRIHAILGASDECVATHPSDMCIALSALDAVLHVEGRAGVRTIEFADFHRLPGNSPERDNQLADDELITAVELPPAGFSANHNYLKIRDRASYAFALVSVAAALELDGGIIRDVRLTLGGVAHKPWRDKAVEQSLIGKPVSREHFAVAADALLKDAQPLEHNAFKIKLARRAIIRALSDAAVGANAL
- a CDS encoding xanthine dehydrogenase family protein molybdopterin-binding subunit; amino-acid sequence: MNSLTNKPSTPLGQPLDRVDGRLKVTGQARYAGEFPETGLLHGSVVSSSIARGRVTHIDITEALQVPGVVMVLDHKNRPRLASYDKDYQDADSAEGSPFRPLYNDRVMYSGQPLALVVAETLELARYAGSLVRIEYLVEDHETDLLAVLDESQDAPAELPKPRGNFQAEFAGSALSVDVHYSTPIEHHNPMEPHASTVLYQADGSLHIHDKTQGPQNCQDYLHKVFGMEKEKIRVFAAFVGGAFGSGLRPQYQLPLAVMAALELKRSVRVTLTRQQMFTFGYRPRTLQHLRLGAAANGRLLAVGHEAIGQTSRFEDFTEHVVEWSGMLYQCDNVQLTYKLAALDVFTPLDMRAPGAALGLIGLECAMDELACAVAIDPVQLRLINFAERNGNEDKPYSSKELRACYAQGAERFGWSKRNPEPRSMREGRQLIGWGMAGGVWEAMQMKASAKARLGVDGKLIVSSATTDIGTGTYTVMTQIAAAAAGVATEDVTFLLGDSSLPTAPLQGGSFTVSSVGTAVQQASKALREKLFEAACQIDAQWNLARADQMTLAQGYLYLGEQQLALAEVLSGLPDGLEVQIDAEPDKKRKAYSTATHSAVFVEVQVDEDLGSIRVSRVVSAIAAGRVVNPKMARSQILGGVVWGIGMALHEETQTDHHLGRQMNHSLAEYHIPVNADIGDIDVILVEEDDEIVNALGSKGVGEIGIVGVAAAVANAIYHATGKRVRDFPITLDKVL
- a CDS encoding neutral zinc metallopeptidase; translated protein: MLWKKGRRSDNVVDARDSGSGGGGMRLGGKGLGIGGIVIIVAIGLLTGQDPMQILGQITGQLSEQPAAVSPQTTQAPPANDQQAEFVRSILGDTEDTWRAVFQLNGRQYQDPKLVLFRGQVQSACGFASSASGPFYCPADRQVYLDMDFFREMSQRFKAAGDFAQAYVIAHEVGHHVQTLLGVSDKVQAARQRGQKMEGTNGLLVRQELQADCLAGVWAFNAQKRLNWLEPGDIEEALNAANAIGDDRLQQQSQGRVVPDSFTHGTSAQRVRWFKTGFAQGQINQCDTFAAKSL
- a CDS encoding (2Fe-2S)-binding protein, which translates into the protein MTATTPKDFAGHAISLTLNGQTRQLDVQPWTTLLDLLRDRLDLTGSKKGCDHGQCGACTVLRDGKRINACLTLAIMCDGAELTTIEGLADGEQLHPLQQAFVKHDAFQCGYCTPGQICSAVGLANEGRANSRAEIQEMMSGNLCRCGAYSNILAAVEDVLPEMREAQRARSGQ
- a CDS encoding HAD family hydrolase codes for the protein MNLNGIHHWVFDMDGTLTIAVHDFPAIKRALDIPQDHDILGHLAALPADVAAAKHAWLLEHERELALGSQAAPGAVELVRDLAGRGYRLGILTRNARELAHVTLEAIGLADCFALEDILGRDEAAHKPDPAGLLHLARAWQVEPSQMVMVGDYRFDLDCGRAAGTRTILVNLPENPWPELADWHAQDCVELHGLLA
- a CDS encoding choline ABC transporter substrate-binding protein yields the protein MKKLIRHISCGVLMLSSTALLAAEPAACQNVRMGVVNWTDVIATSAVAQVLLQNMGYDVKQTSAAQQIVFGGLRDGRLDIFLGYWKPAMDKNIAPFVAANQVKVLDKPSMSDAQATLAVPDYVAAGGLKTFGDIAKFKDKLGGKIYGIEPGTGANTNIKDMIAKNQFGLGGFQLVESGEAGMLAAVQRAVKRNEWVVFVGWTPHPMNINMKIDYLTGSEDVFGPQEGAATVSVVTAPDYAQRCPNVSKLLTNLTFTAAQESQMMVPIMDRKAPDDVAKQWLKDHPEDLQRWLAGVTTFDGKDAAPAVVAAIGK
- a CDS encoding alpha/beta hydrolase, encoding MIKPLLVLSLSALLSFAAHAEDQAVKSISPNRLTINGVQATLGLSQQWNRPKPQIERAVIVLHGRLRNAQTYLRSIERAANQSKERSKTLLIAPQFLNEKDVVAHHLADNILRWHGNDWMAGDTAIGPKPVSSFIVIDHILRRLSDSKLYPNLKEIVIAGHSGGAQVVQRYVMLGGKEDVLLRKEGIKLRYVIANPSSYAYFDAERPLPVTAAQCPGFDDWKYGLKHMPTYAGKVNPAEIEQGYVKRDVTYLLGELDTNPNHPALDKTCGAEAQGAFRLARGQNYFNYLTKRHPEGLNQRLIIVPNVGHNGDGMFTSPEGQAVLFKPL